A section of the Streptomyces sp. CG1 genome encodes:
- a CDS encoding DUF6531 domain-containing protein — translation MFGDSIASGLEFLGISDPAVDPDGVREIAKKWRHLATGLDHASTAADKALAGVEWEGKAAKAFNKRAKAARKQATEMAHALREGAKALDDFADKAHEMLSEIGVMLAEIAEYEIAGLALDVLTAGASSVASTLMAGERAMKVVALIGRIEEEGSVLGTTVRGVLEVIRGVERALKALKEIRGVARVGKLAADGAKFSAFETLLQDPGAFKDPGKLAGILAEGAVMGVGMGVLGKALGKGLKALKPSELSKLAETLKLSGNGLSRFKLQPGEAERLEAGIQAAEKECKLDPIDVATGAMLLPQTDVELPGVLPLVLQRTHISSYRWGGWFGPSWASTLDQRLQADDDSVTYAAPDGSRLVYPLLDPEADGPVYPEAGPRMPLSWDTETDGALRLVDPGTGVAYVFHTPQPADDGNAVELPLQFIVDRNGQRITIQYTDNGTPVEITHSGGYRIAIDRHRELPRITALRLLDPANAAGHGTTLLTYGYDEDGHLTEVTNSSGLPLRFTYDAEGRITSWTDRNNTSYTYTYDERGRVIRTEGTAGYLSGTLTYDDATRTTTVTNALGHSTRYEHNEAFRLIRTTDALGHVTSQEWDEKHRLVAVTYPLGHTTCYAYDDNGRLNCVTRPDGSQIRMEHNDLHLPTAVTEADGAVWRYEYDERGNRTAVIDPSGQATRYTVGRHGAIEGVTNPLGERVEIVSNAAGLPLAVTGASGTLRQQEYDAFGRPALVTGPAGETTRLTWSVEGRLTSRTGPDGSTETWAFDGEGNCTLHTDPLGATVRSEYDAFDLLTARVDADGVRHTFSYDTARRLTKVTNPQGLTWTYQYDPAGQLVEETDFDGHTMAYEYDQAGRLVRRANSAGQAVTYRYDSTGELVEKTVDGRPTLFENDPCGRLLRATNPDATLEYRYDAVGRVVAESVDGRVLTTSCDPAGRRTRRTTPSGVTTTYSYDSFGNYEALTMSGRTLSFRHDTAGREIQRSLGEQFTLDFAWNDQGRITGQTLTVPDIEQSQIHRTYAYRSDGHLTSVTDQHTGRRTFALDQAGRVTAVQAADWTETYAYDEAGNQTHASWPDQHPGSEARGRRSYAGTRLTHAGGMRYEYDAAGRTILRQKTRLSRKPDTWRYTWDAEDRLASVTTPDGTVWRYVYDPLGRRIAKQRLASDGTVAEETRFSWDGSTLTEQTTHITGAPEVITLTWDHDGLAPLAQTETRSLASAPQEVIDQRFFAIVTDQIGTPTELVDEDGHVAWRTRATLWGTTTWNRDATAYTPLRFPCQYFDPETGLHHNYFRHYDPETARYLTLDPLGLDPAPNPVAYVDNPHTLCDPMGLAPCDEADVTWGGRVRYGAPGPGGRATGMEATIEPDMTGGRTNPQAKVPGYEKYKKLNKTHLLGAQIGGSNKDPRNFVTMHRFANSPVMRKVEDQIRAAVDRGETIDYSVTPIYRSNDPSDVVPVGLTLRAQGSNGFSFTPYEGGSATNTVTILNVPKPQ, via the coding sequence ATGTTCGGCGACAGCATCGCCAGTGGTCTGGAGTTCCTGGGCATCTCTGACCCCGCTGTCGACCCGGACGGCGTGCGCGAGATCGCCAAGAAGTGGCGGCACCTGGCCACCGGCCTGGACCACGCCTCGACGGCCGCCGACAAGGCGCTGGCCGGCGTGGAGTGGGAGGGCAAGGCCGCCAAGGCGTTCAACAAGCGCGCGAAGGCAGCCCGCAAACAGGCCACTGAGATGGCACACGCCCTGCGCGAGGGCGCCAAGGCGCTCGACGACTTCGCCGACAAGGCTCACGAGATGCTCTCCGAGATCGGCGTCATGCTCGCCGAGATCGCCGAGTACGAGATCGCCGGTCTGGCCCTGGACGTCCTGACCGCCGGCGCCTCCTCTGTCGCCTCCACCCTCATGGCCGGCGAACGGGCCATGAAGGTTGTCGCCCTGATCGGCCGGATCGAGGAAGAGGGCAGCGTACTCGGCACCACTGTGCGCGGGGTATTGGAGGTCATCAGAGGGGTCGAGCGGGCGCTGAAGGCGCTCAAGGAGATCCGGGGAGTCGCCCGGGTCGGCAAACTGGCTGCGGACGGCGCGAAGTTCTCCGCCTTCGAGACACTGTTGCAGGATCCGGGGGCCTTCAAGGACCCGGGCAAGTTGGCCGGCATCCTCGCCGAGGGCGCTGTGATGGGTGTCGGGATGGGCGTCCTTGGTAAGGCCCTCGGCAAGGGCCTGAAGGCCCTCAAGCCCAGTGAACTCTCCAAGCTGGCCGAGACGTTGAAGCTCAGCGGAAACGGTTTGTCACGGTTCAAGTTGCAGCCGGGTGAGGCCGAGAGGCTCGAAGCCGGGATCCAGGCGGCGGAGAAGGAGTGCAAGCTCGACCCGATCGACGTCGCCACCGGCGCGATGCTGCTGCCACAGACCGATGTCGAACTGCCCGGCGTACTCCCGCTGGTACTGCAGCGCACCCACATATCCTCCTACCGATGGGGCGGCTGGTTCGGCCCGTCGTGGGCCTCCACCCTCGATCAGCGGCTGCAGGCAGACGATGACTCCGTCACCTACGCCGCACCAGACGGCTCCCGGCTTGTCTACCCGCTCCTGGACCCCGAAGCGGACGGGCCTGTGTACCCCGAGGCCGGGCCCAGGATGCCGCTTTCCTGGGACACCGAGACCGACGGCGCCCTCCGACTGGTCGACCCCGGCACCGGCGTCGCCTACGTCTTCCACACGCCGCAGCCCGCCGATGACGGCAACGCGGTTGAACTGCCACTGCAGTTCATCGTGGACCGCAACGGACAGCGGATCACGATCCAGTACACCGACAACGGCACGCCAGTGGAAATCACCCACTCCGGCGGCTACCGCATCGCGATCGACCGGCACCGTGAGCTGCCTCGCATCACGGCCCTGCGTCTGCTGGATCCAGCGAACGCGGCCGGCCACGGGACCACACTGCTCACCTATGGATACGACGAAGACGGGCACCTCACCGAAGTCACCAACTCCTCCGGCCTCCCGCTGCGCTTCACCTACGACGCCGAGGGCAGGATCACCTCCTGGACCGACCGCAACAACACGTCGTACACCTACACCTACGACGAGCGCGGCCGGGTCATCCGAACCGAGGGCACCGCCGGCTACCTGTCCGGAACCCTCACCTACGACGACGCCACCCGCACCACCACGGTCACCAACGCCCTGGGACACAGCACCCGATACGAGCACAACGAGGCTTTCCGTCTCATACGCACCACCGACGCCCTCGGGCACGTCACCAGCCAGGAGTGGGACGAGAAGCACCGACTGGTAGCCGTCACCTATCCCCTCGGGCACACCACTTGCTACGCCTACGACGACAACGGGCGCCTCAACTGCGTCACCCGCCCCGACGGCAGTCAGATCCGCATGGAGCACAACGATCTGCATCTGCCCACGGCCGTGACGGAGGCCGATGGCGCGGTCTGGCGCTATGAATACGACGAGCGCGGCAATCGCACCGCCGTCATCGACCCCAGCGGGCAGGCCACCCGCTACACCGTCGGGCGCCACGGCGCGATCGAGGGCGTCACGAACCCCCTCGGAGAGCGTGTGGAGATCGTCTCCAACGCAGCCGGGCTACCGCTGGCCGTCACCGGCGCATCCGGAACACTGAGGCAGCAGGAGTACGACGCCTTCGGCCGACCAGCCCTGGTCACCGGCCCGGCAGGAGAAACGACACGCCTGACGTGGTCCGTCGAGGGCCGGCTCACTTCGCGAACCGGGCCCGACGGATCGACGGAGACCTGGGCGTTCGACGGCGAAGGGAACTGCACCCTCCACACCGACCCGCTCGGCGCCACGGTCCGCTCGGAGTACGACGCCTTCGACCTGCTGACGGCCCGCGTGGACGCCGACGGGGTACGTCACACGTTCTCCTACGACACCGCACGACGGCTGACGAAGGTCACCAACCCGCAGGGTCTGACCTGGACGTACCAGTACGACCCCGCCGGTCAGCTCGTCGAGGAGACCGACTTCGACGGCCACACGATGGCATACGAATACGACCAGGCGGGGCGGCTTGTGCGGCGGGCCAACTCCGCCGGACAGGCGGTCACTTATCGCTACGACTCCACAGGCGAACTCGTCGAGAAGACCGTGGACGGCCGGCCCACCCTCTTCGAGAACGACCCGTGCGGACGCCTGCTCCGCGCCACGAACCCGGACGCGACGCTGGAGTACCGGTACGACGCGGTGGGGCGCGTCGTGGCAGAGTCCGTCGACGGCCGTGTCCTCACCACCTCCTGTGACCCCGCCGGACGCCGCACCCGGCGCACCACTCCCTCCGGTGTCACAACGACGTACTCGTACGACTCCTTCGGAAACTACGAAGCCCTCACTATGTCGGGCCGCACGCTGTCCTTCCGGCACGACACGGCAGGCCGTGAGATCCAGCGCAGCCTGGGCGAACAGTTCACCCTCGACTTCGCCTGGAACGACCAGGGCCGAATCACCGGTCAAACCCTCACCGTCCCGGACATCGAACAGTCCCAGATCCACCGGACATACGCCTACCGCAGCGACGGACACCTGACCTCGGTCACCGACCAGCACACCGGCCGCCGTACCTTCGCCCTCGACCAAGCCGGACGCGTCACCGCCGTCCAGGCAGCGGACTGGACGGAGACCTACGCCTACGACGAGGCGGGCAACCAGACCCACGCGTCGTGGCCGGACCAGCATCCCGGCAGCGAGGCCCGGGGCCGGCGAAGCTATGCGGGCACTCGCCTGACCCACGCCGGCGGCATGCGCTACGAATACGACGCAGCGGGCCGCACCATTCTCCGGCAGAAGACGCGCCTGTCACGCAAGCCCGACACCTGGCGCTACACGTGGGATGCCGAGGACCGGCTCGCATCGGTCACCACCCCCGACGGAACCGTCTGGCGCTATGTGTACGACCCGCTCGGCCGCCGCATCGCCAAGCAGCGTCTCGCATCCGACGGAACCGTCGCCGAGGAAACCCGCTTCAGCTGGGACGGCAGCACCCTCACAGAACAGACCACCCACATCACCGGGGCGCCGGAAGTCATAACGCTCACCTGGGATCACGACGGGCTCGCCCCGCTCGCGCAGACCGAGACCAGATCGCTCGCCTCGGCTCCTCAAGAGGTCATCGACCAGCGGTTCTTCGCCATCGTCACCGACCAGATCGGAACCCCCACCGAACTCGTCGATGAGGACGGCCACGTCGCCTGGCGTACCCGAGCAACGCTATGGGGCACGACCACGTGGAACCGCGACGCCACGGCCTACACACCGCTGCGCTTCCCGTGCCAGTACTTCGACCCCGAAACCGGTCTGCACCACAACTACTTCCGTCACTACGACCCGGAAACCGCCCGCTATCTCACGCTGGATCCGCTCGGCCTCGATCCGGCGCCGAACCCCGTGGCCTACGTCGACAACCCGCACACCCTGTGCGACCCGATGGGGCTCGCGCCCTGCGATGAGGCTGACGTCACCTGGGGCGGTCGCGTCCGCTACGGTGCCCCCGGGCCCGGTGGCCGTGCGACCGGCATGGAGGCCACCATCGAGCCCGACATGACAGGCGGAAGGACCAACCCTCAGGCCAAGGTGCCCGGATATGAAAAATACAAGAAGCTCAACAAAACCCACTTGCTCGGCGCCCAGATAGGCGGCTCCAACAAGGACCCGCGCAATTTCGTCACCATGCACCGATTCGCCAACTCACCGGTCATGAGAAAGGTCGAAGACCAGATCAGGGCAGCAGTCGACCGAGGCGAGACCATCGACTACTCAGTCACCCCCATCTACCGGTCCAACGACCCGAGCGACGTCGTGCCCGTCGGACTCACCTTGAGGGCCCAGGGGAGCAACGGCTTCAGCTTCACCCCTTACGAAGGCGGCAGTGCGACGAACACCGTCACTATCCTGAACGTACCCAAACCCCAGTAG
- a CDS encoding phosphorothioated DNA-binding restriction endonuclease has product MTREELMSALSGLRQAQIGNRRAPHKPLLVLWLLGRFVASGSTAVTYDDVEEPISRLINDFGPAVTNRSRARERAAMPFVHLERELWDVRDRDGNGMGPDVPERGSWLRTRGAQARLFPEVEVLLAEPGTLAAAARLLLEQHFTPALEGPICDAVGLDLADLDDTVVYLPTKKKQRTRRAGFAEEVLHAYAYACAFCGYDGALGRHPAGLEAAHVRWHNHDGPDEVHNGLALCSLHHTLFDLGVLGLQPDMRIQVSQLYVARSPAGQAVDALHGRPVATPRPGRPSVDVQFVQWHGQQVFKHPAASAA; this is encoded by the coding sequence ATGACGCGCGAGGAACTGATGAGCGCCCTGTCCGGATTGCGGCAAGCACAGATAGGCAACCGCCGAGCCCCGCACAAGCCGCTGCTGGTGCTGTGGCTTCTTGGGCGGTTCGTGGCATCGGGCAGCACCGCGGTCACGTACGACGACGTGGAGGAGCCCATCAGTCGCCTGATCAACGACTTCGGGCCCGCGGTGACGAACCGGTCGCGGGCCCGGGAACGGGCGGCGATGCCGTTCGTGCACCTGGAGCGTGAGCTGTGGGACGTTCGGGACCGCGACGGAAACGGCATGGGCCCGGACGTCCCCGAGCGGGGCAGCTGGCTGCGCACGCGCGGCGCCCAGGCCCGACTGTTCCCAGAAGTGGAGGTACTGCTCGCCGAGCCGGGCACACTGGCGGCGGCAGCCCGACTGCTGCTGGAACAGCACTTCACCCCGGCCCTGGAAGGGCCCATTTGTGACGCCGTCGGCTTGGATCTGGCCGATCTGGACGACACGGTGGTCTACCTGCCGACGAAGAAGAAGCAGCGTACGCGGCGGGCCGGGTTCGCCGAGGAGGTGCTACACGCGTACGCCTACGCCTGCGCCTTCTGCGGGTACGACGGGGCGCTCGGCCGCCATCCGGCGGGGCTGGAAGCCGCCCATGTCCGGTGGCACAACCACGACGGCCCCGACGAGGTGCACAACGGGCTGGCTCTGTGCTCACTGCATCACACGCTCTTCGATCTGGGCGTGCTCGGCCTTCAGCCGGACATGCGAATCCAGGTGTCCCAGTTGTACGTAGCCCGCAGCCCAGCAGGCCAAGCTGTCGACGCTCTTCACGGCCGACCGGTGGCAACGCCTCGGCCCGGCCGGCCCTCCGTCGACGTCCAATTCGTCCAGTGGCACGGGCAGCAGGTCTTCAAGCACCCAGCGGCGTCGGCCGCGTAG
- the haaT gene encoding cyclophane-containing RiPP biosynthesis TPR protein HaaT: protein MRMRRGAALAVVAGGGAVTTMLVGLVTNAVSAQSHWPSWLGWLQKHPWLSFVLLGVIAAALAAVLTVLDDRRPSRQDPEPVLRPDDGSGPPGAALVLRSLPRDTSAFTNRSAELESLVRSVRAAQETGEGLPVHVIDGMPGVGKTAFAVHAGHVLSERFPDGQLFVNLNGHTPGRSPVQATEALASLLAAAGVPAQQIPVGDDVGAVTEARAAMWRGRLAGKKALLILDNAGSYRQLEPLLPGGSECLVLVTSRKRLAAQEEVVLPVQALPPDHAVDLFVRLSGRPADALDRDVLGELVRLCGYLPLGVSLLAARLRHHPSWSATELHARLVAARDRLGELRAGERAVAATFDLSYQDLAAELQRFFRALGHYPGTDLDAYVGAALAAVTVADSRDRLDALYDAHLIDEHPGSRYRLHDLLRDYARGLADEGDSMDHVQAVRRVCTYYLAALTAANEHIVRNGAAVPPPPDDARGVKTPPLESRTAALSWLEDERPNILACIRRANALARYDLVIRLAAAMAPFLRQAGPWDQAVGLHRTAAEAARHTGDQRALAGALTELGVIRRFMAAYPEATEALNEAVTQYDAVGDQRGKADALNQAGIVWYLTADNDGSARAQTEALALYREVGDRLGQANALADLGMVRRQTSDFGAAVEAQSEALSIYRELGDRYGEANSLRDLGVVHCLMGEYEQAAQRHREAFGIYEELDDRVHQAYALNELGVVRRLTGDLDDAREAHTQALEYFTELGERFGRANCIRHLGVLHRLTGDTATAVGVLEEALEAYRELGIRGGEAAALGELGAARASVGDREGAVEAFEQSLDILRELGDRCGEAEVLNHWGTLLRTSDDTGAARHRFEQALAMAQAIRCPLEKARALEGVGRCDWVIDGPERAELPLREALSIYRQLGVIASADDIERFLVSQAG, encoded by the coding sequence ATGAGGATGCGGCGCGGCGCGGCACTCGCCGTCGTCGCCGGTGGCGGTGCGGTCACCACGATGCTCGTGGGTCTGGTGACGAACGCGGTGTCGGCGCAGTCTCATTGGCCGTCCTGGTTGGGATGGTTACAGAAGCATCCTTGGCTGTCCTTCGTCCTGCTGGGGGTGATCGCCGCTGCGCTGGCGGCGGTCCTTACCGTGCTGGACGACCGTCGGCCCTCGCGGCAGGACCCCGAGCCCGTGCTCCGACCGGACGACGGATCGGGCCCGCCCGGCGCTGCCCTGGTGCTGCGGTCGCTGCCTCGCGACACCTCGGCGTTCACCAACCGGTCCGCCGAGCTGGAGTCGCTGGTCCGTTCGGTCCGTGCCGCGCAGGAGACCGGCGAAGGTCTCCCGGTCCATGTGATCGACGGGATGCCGGGCGTCGGGAAGACCGCCTTCGCCGTGCACGCGGGGCACGTCCTTTCGGAGCGGTTCCCGGACGGGCAGCTCTTCGTGAACCTCAACGGGCACACTCCCGGACGCAGCCCGGTGCAGGCCACGGAGGCTCTGGCTTCGCTGCTCGCCGCCGCTGGCGTGCCGGCGCAGCAGATCCCCGTCGGTGACGACGTCGGAGCAGTGACCGAGGCCCGGGCGGCCATGTGGCGCGGTCGGCTCGCGGGGAAGAAGGCGCTGCTCATTCTCGACAACGCGGGCAGCTACCGGCAGCTGGAGCCGCTGCTCCCCGGCGGGAGCGAATGCCTGGTGCTGGTGACGTCGCGCAAGCGGCTGGCCGCACAGGAGGAGGTGGTGCTGCCGGTTCAGGCGCTGCCACCGGATCACGCGGTGGATCTGTTCGTACGGCTCAGCGGCCGGCCAGCTGATGCACTCGACCGGGACGTGCTCGGGGAACTGGTACGGCTGTGCGGGTACCTGCCGCTCGGGGTATCGCTGCTCGCTGCGCGACTGCGGCATCACCCCTCGTGGAGTGCCACGGAACTGCACGCGAGGCTCGTCGCGGCCCGGGACCGGCTGGGCGAACTGCGGGCTGGGGAGCGTGCGGTCGCAGCGACTTTCGACCTGTCCTATCAGGACCTGGCGGCGGAGTTGCAGCGCTTCTTCCGGGCCCTCGGTCACTATCCCGGTACGGATCTCGACGCGTACGTCGGGGCGGCGCTCGCCGCGGTCACGGTGGCGGACTCCCGCGACCGGCTCGATGCGCTCTACGACGCCCACCTGATCGACGAGCACCCGGGAAGCCGTTACCGGCTTCACGACCTCCTGCGCGATTACGCCCGCGGTCTCGCTGACGAAGGAGACAGCATGGACCACGTACAGGCCGTTCGGCGTGTGTGCACCTACTATCTTGCCGCTCTTACCGCCGCCAACGAACACATCGTCCGTAACGGTGCGGCGGTCCCGCCCCCGCCGGACGACGCGCGAGGTGTAAAGACGCCGCCGTTGGAGTCGCGTACGGCAGCACTGAGCTGGCTAGAGGACGAGCGGCCCAACATCCTGGCCTGCATCCGGCGGGCGAACGCCCTTGCCCGGTACGACCTAGTGATCCGCCTGGCGGCGGCCATGGCACCCTTCCTCCGGCAGGCCGGCCCCTGGGACCAGGCCGTCGGGCTGCACCGGACCGCCGCTGAGGCCGCCCGGCACACCGGCGACCAGCGGGCACTGGCCGGCGCACTGACCGAGCTCGGCGTCATACGGCGCTTCATGGCCGCCTACCCCGAGGCGACCGAGGCCCTCAACGAGGCCGTGACGCAGTACGACGCGGTCGGCGACCAGCGCGGCAAGGCGGACGCCCTGAACCAGGCCGGCATCGTCTGGTACCTCACCGCGGACAACGACGGCTCCGCCCGCGCCCAGACCGAGGCTCTCGCCCTCTACCGCGAGGTCGGTGACCGGCTCGGACAGGCCAACGCGCTCGCCGACCTCGGCATGGTGCGACGCCAGACCAGCGACTTCGGCGCGGCCGTCGAGGCCCAGTCCGAGGCCCTGTCGATCTACCGTGAGCTCGGCGACCGGTACGGGGAGGCCAACTCCCTGCGGGATCTGGGCGTCGTGCACTGCCTCATGGGCGAGTACGAGCAGGCGGCGCAACGGCACCGCGAGGCATTCGGCATCTACGAAGAACTCGACGACCGGGTCCACCAGGCGTACGCCCTCAATGAGCTGGGCGTCGTGCGGCGGCTCACCGGGGATCTCGACGACGCTCGCGAAGCCCACACTCAGGCTCTGGAGTACTTCACCGAACTCGGCGAACGGTTCGGGCGCGCGAACTGCATCCGCCATCTCGGGGTACTGCACCGCCTGACCGGGGACACAGCAACGGCGGTCGGGGTTCTGGAGGAAGCCCTGGAGGCGTACCGCGAACTCGGCATCCGCGGGGGTGAGGCCGCCGCGCTCGGCGAGCTCGGGGCCGCTCGCGCGTCTGTCGGTGACCGAGAGGGTGCTGTCGAGGCGTTCGAGCAGAGCCTCGACATCCTCCGCGAACTCGGCGATCGCTGTGGTGAAGCGGAGGTCCTGAACCACTGGGGAACGCTGCTTCGTACG